The genomic window GAGCGGTTGCGAGCGGAGCGAGCAACCCGACGAGAAAAAGGTGGGAGAATTGACCGGCGGCAGCGCGGATTCGGGCGACGTGAATCAGTTGCTGCGGGCCGAACTCGAGGGCGAACTGCGTTCGCGCCGGCCGGAACCGCCGGCTTCCGACGCTCGTCTTCCGCTTTCCATTGAATTAAGAGCGGCGGCGCGTGCAGTGGTGGCATGGATCGAATACGGCTGGGTAACGAGGAGTTCGAGGGCCGAAACAACGCCTACGTTCTCGCCGCCGGCGAGACGCCGGGAGCGTCTCGTGGAGGCGGCGAAACCGCCGACAGCGACGACCTCGCGCTCGTCGATACCGGGATCGCGACGCCGGGCGTTCGCGAGGACTTGCGGGACGGACTGGCCGATCGCGGCCACGCGTTCGCGGATATCGACGACATCGTCCTGACGCACTTCCACGTCGATCACGCGGGACTGGCCGGCGAGATTCAGGCCGAGAGCGACGCCACGGTCTACGTCCACGAGGCCGACGCGCCGCTGGTCGACGGCGACGCCGACGCGGTGGCCGCCGTCGAGGACCGGCGCCGGGAACTGCTCGAGGAGTGGGGCCTCCCCGCGGACGCGCGGACCGAGTTACTGGAGTTCCTCGAGGCGGCGTCGACCATCGAGGGCGAGCCCGCCGACGTCACGCCGATCGAGGACGGCGACGTGCTCGAGGTCGGGGGGTACCGCCTCGAGGCGGTCCACGCGCCGGGACACGCGGCGGGGCTCTGCTGTTTCGAACTGGACGGCGGTCGGGAGGCCTTCGTCGGCGACGCCCTCCTGCCAGTGTACACGCCCAACGTCGGGGGCGCCGACGTCCGGGTCGACCGTCCGCTGAAGCGGTACCTGCACACCCTCGAGGACCTCGCCGACCGCGACTACGACCGCGTCTGGCCCGGTCACCGGGACCCGATCGAGGACCCGACCGCTCGCGCCCGCGAGATCATCGATCACCACCGCGATCGAGCCGAGAACGTCGTCGCCGTGCTGGACGAATACGGCCCGGCCGACGCCTGGACGGTGAGCGAACACCTGTTCGGCGACCTCGAGGGGATCCACATCCTCCACGGACCCGGCGAGGCCTTCGCCCACCTCGATCATCTCCGTCACGAAGGAGCGGTTACCGTCGAAGACGGAACGTATCGATTGGTTACCGAGAGCGTGTCTCCGGAAGAGATCGTCTGAAGCGCTGGTTTTCGCCCGGATCGATAGATATCCGCTCCCGTTAGTATCTACGAGTACGTCCGCGAGGCGCACGTCGGCGTGCACTGAGCCTCGTTCTCACAATCCGCGAAGCGTCTCGAGGTCGTCGCCGTCGTGGCCGCAGATCACGGTCGCGTCGCGGCGACGTTCGATCTCCCGGACGGTTCGGAGGCTCTCGAGCCAGTGGCGCTTGCTCCAGAGCAGTTGGCCGCCCATCGGCCGCTCGTCGTGATAGTTCACGCGCGTGTAGGCCTGATCGCCCGCGAGGACGACGGTCCCGGCGTCCTCGAGTTCGAGGACGAGGCCGAGCAGCCCCGGCGTGTGACCGGGGAGACGGACGAACTCGAGGTCCGCGAAGTGGCGTTCGCGGTCGCCGTGGACGATCTCCCAGTTCAGGTCGCGGTCGAAGTCGCCGGCGATATAGGCCTCGTCGCCCGCGTCGGTCTTGGCGCTGTAGTAGGCGTACTTCAGTTCGCGCTCGTGGACGTAGATCGGCACGTCGGTCCCCTCGAAGGCGTAGAGGCCGCCGGCGTGATCGAGGTGAAGGTGGGTCTGGACCACCGCGTCGATGTCGTCGACCGCGTAGCCCGCGTCGGCGAGGTCGTCCTCGAGGGGTCGCAGCCCGGTGTGTTCGAAGGCGGCGTAGAGCTCCTCGGGCCAGTGGCCGTCGGCGGCGTCGGGGTGGGAGCCGGTGTCCCAGAGGATCGTCGCCTCGGGGTGGTCGATGACGACGTTGTAGACGGGGCCGTCGGCCATCACCGTCTCGGGGTTCGGATCGGCGGCCGAACCCAGGGCGAAGCCCTCGATGATGTTGTTGGCGTCGGCGGTGATCGTTCCCCGATCGATCGGCGTGACGGATGCGTCGACCATACGCCGCCTACGAGCCGCGATGTGTTATGCGTGGGTGCTCGCTGCCGGTCGGTTCCGAGACGGTCGCGGCGCTTTTAATGGCGCTGGGGATGCCGGCCGTACCGATACCTGTCGCCGCACGGACCCTTTCGCATGGTCAAACTATCGACGGGCGTCATCCTCCTCGGGGTCGTACTGCTGCTGATCCCCATTCCGCCGATCGCGACGATTTCCGGGATCATCGTGATCCTCATCGGCCTCGCGATGCGGTTCCTCTTCGACGTCTGACGCCGAGTCGCGGTCGCGAGTCCGCGAGTCGGAACGGCGGAGAGCCAGCGCGTCGAGACGGAGATAGCCGCGACTCGAGCCGGCCACGGGCGATCGCGACGAAAAAATCGGAACCGACCGCTGTAGCGCCCGACTACGATTCGGGTGCCGCCAGCTGCTCCGGTTCGTTCAGATACTGCTGGATCCCCTCCGCCGCGCGGAACGCCAGCGCGCCGACGGTGCCGGTCGGGTTGTAGCCGCTGTTGTGCGCGAACGCCGACGCGCCGGGGATGAACAGGTTACTCGCGTCCCAGCACTGCAGATAGTTGTTCACGACCGACTCCGCGGGATCGGACCCCATGATCGCGCCGCCCGTGTTGTGGGTCGACTGGTAGGGCGTGATGTCGAAGCTCCCCTCGAGCGTCGTCGTCGCGTCGATCTGGTCGGCGCCCATCTCCTCCATGAGCGCCTCGAGTTGCGGCCCGATGTGTTCGACGAGGTTCCGGTCCTGCTCGCGCCAGTCGAAGGTCATCCGCAGCAGCGGCTGGCCGTACTGGTCGGTGTAGTTGGGGTCGAGGTCGAGATAGTTCTCTCGGAAGGGCAACACCGCGCCCTGCGCGGCGACCGAGATCGAACTGTGGTAGTTCTCGATGCTCTGTTGCTTGAACTCCGAGCCCCACGACGGCGTCTCCGGGGGAACCGGGTTGTTGGCGATCGGTCGGTCCCCGGTCTGATTGAGCGCGACGTTGCCGCCGTGGAGGAAGTCCAGGTCGGAGTGGTCGAAGTTGTCGCCGTTTAAGTCGTCGAACGACGCGCCGAGCGCGCCGGCGCCCATGTAGAGGTTCCACTCCTCGTCGTCGAAGAAGCCCCGCGCGCTGGCGCCGAAGTTCTGGTAGCAGTAGTTCTTCCCGACGGTACCCTCGCCGGTCTCGGGGTCGTACGGTTCGCCGATCCCCGACAGCAGGAGGAGGCGGACGTTGTTCAGCACGTAGGCGGTCAGCGCGACGACGTCGGCCGGTTGTTCGTACACCTGGTCGGTCTTTCGATCGACGTAGCGAACGCCCTCGACCTGCTGGGCCTCCTCGTTATAGAGGAGTTCGACCACGTCGGAGTGGGTCCGCAGCGTGAAGTTCCCCGTCTCCTGAGCGGCCGGGAGCACGGTCGTGATCGGCGAGGCCTTCGCCCCCCATTCGCAGCCAAAGCGCTCGCAGTAGCCGCAGTACTGACACTGACCCTGCTGGACGCCGTCCGGGTTCGTGTACTGCTCGGTGAGGTTGGCCGACGGCGCCTGAAACGGCTCGTATCCCATCTCGGCGGCCGTCTCCTTGAACCGCTCGAGGACCGGGGTCTCCATCATCGGCGGGAGCGGGTACTCCCGCGAGCGCGGCCCCTCGTAGGGGTTGCCCAACTCCTGGATTTCGCCCTCGATGTTCCCCGCCTGGCCCGCGATGCCGGCGGTGTACTCGAACGCGTCGTAGTAGGGCTCGAGTTCCTCGTAACTGATCCCCCAGTCCTGGAGCTGCATGTTCTCGGGGATCTTCTCCTCGCCGTACTCGCCGATCGTCCGCGACTCGATCTCGAAGTCGTAGGGGAGGAAGCGCCAGGTCTGGCCGTTCCAGTGGACGCCCGCGCCGCCCTCGCCCGAGCCGGGGAGGAACGCGCCGTACCGGCGCATCGGCAGGGCGGGCTCGTCGACCGAGTTCCTGAAGGTGATCGTCTCCTTCGAGAGGTCCTGCATCAGCTTGTACCGGAGCGCGTACCCCAGCTCGTCGTGAACCGTGAAGAAGTTCTCCGTCTCGCGCTCGCCGCCGCGCTCCAAGCTGACCACCTGATAGTCCTCCTGCGCGAGTTGCTTGGCGACGATGCCGCCGGTCCAGCCCGCGCCGATGGTCACGACGTCGACGGGCTCGAGTTCTTGCACCATCACGGATCACCTCCGTCGTCGACGGCCTCGTCGTCGAGGCGCAGGCGTTCGGGCCCGTCGCCGTCGGCGTCGCCGCGGGCCGCCGCCTCGTCGACGACGTTCGGATAGTCCGCCTCGGCGGCGTCGTGGACGTGGGCGTGGCCCTCCTCGCTCTGGTCGTTCGCCGGTTCCTGGTTCTCGTCGCCGATCCCGAGCGACTCGACGTCGTCGGCCAGCTTCCGGAAGTCGTCCTCCCCGAGTTCGATGTACTCCCCCTCCTGCAGCAGGCCCCGATAGCTGCCGAGCGCACCGGGCGTCCCCGGGAACCCCTTCAGCCGCCAGCCGATCATCTCCCGATTGCCGCCGTACATCGGATCGCTGAACATCCCCTCGAGGGTGTTCTGGCGGACCAGCAGGAAGAAGCCGTCCGGGTCGATGTCCGTGTCGTCGAACGTCGCCACCTCGCCCGCCTCGAGCGCGGAGACCACCGCGTCCTGCTGGTCCTCGTCGAGTTCGGTAAACGACTCTGCGTCGTCGGCTTCCGCCGCCACGTAGTCCTCGATGGCGGCGATGCCCTGGTCGTAGGCCTCGTTGGGCGTGAGCGCGTACTGCCAGCCCTGGGTCTCCGAGGGGTTCGTCTCCGCCCACGGGACCTCGACGTCGGCCTCGACGTCCTCCGGTCGTTGCGCGTCGTCCTGGAACGGTTGCGTCGGGTTCTTGCCGGCGAACGGCGCCTGCATGTACCACCGCTCTCCGCGGCCCCACGCCGAGTTCATCTGTCGATCGATGAAGTAGACGACGCCGGCCTCCGGCGCGCCCGGTCCGTTCTCGTCGGAGGGATAGATCCGCGCCGTCAGGTCGTGGACCACCCGCGCCTGCTGGATAGTGAAGTACTCGAGTCCCTGTTCCTCGACCTCGACTTCCTGTACGCTCTCGAGGGGCGCCACGTCGAACTTCTCGGGATCGAACGCCTCCGCCGTCCCGGCCATGCCGAAGACCGCTAACCCGCCGATCTGCATCGCTCGCCGCCGCGACACGTCTCGGGTGAAGTCCAGTTTCGCCCGCGTCTGGGCGTCAGTCTCGCCCGTCGCCCGATGGTTGTCATTGTCTCCCATGCGAAGCCACGGACTCCGAAATGAACCTTAACGCGTATCCCTGCAGGTGATGGCCGCGGCGATCGGCGACGCCGCCGGAAATACCCGACCGGCGGGCGGATTCGGCGACGGCGGCCGATCGCCGTCGTTTGGCCGCACGACTTAGTGGCCGGTCGCCGAACGATCGGCCATGACATCGACACCGCGGGTCCTCGTCGTCGGCGGGGGCCTCGCCGGCCTCGTCGCCGCCAGGCACCTCGCCGGCGGCGGCCTCGACGCGACGCTGCTCGAGCGCCGCGAGACGGTCGGCGGCCGCGTCCGGACGCTCGAGCGCGACGGCTACCGGTTCGATCGGGGCTTTCAGGTGCTGTTTCCGGCCTATCCCGCCGTCCAGCGGGAACTCGATCTCGAGGCGCTGGACCTGCGTCGGTTCACGTCGGGAGCGACCATCGCGGGGCCGGACGGCCGATCGGTCCTCGCGGACCCGCGCAGCGCACCCGGGACGCTCCCCGCGACGCTGCGCAATCCCGAGATCACGCTGGGCGACCGCCTCCGCGTCGCTCGGCTCTGGTGGGAACTGCGTCGCACCGATCCAGACCGGCTCTTCGACGCCGATCGCGGCGAGGATCAGTCGATCGAGCGCCATCTCCGCGACCGCGGCTTCTCGGACGGGTTCGTCGAGCGGTTCGTCGCGCCCTTCTACGGCGGGATCACCCTCGACCGATCGCTGTCGACCTCGCGTCGCGTCTTCGAGTACACCTTTCGGGCGCTGGCGGCCGGCGGCGCCGCGGTCCCCGCGTCGGGGATGGAAGCGATCCCGAGGCAACTCGCCGATCATGTGCGCGAGGTCGGGGGGTCCGTCGAGACCAGTCGCGAGGTGGAATCGGTCTCGAGCGAGGGGGACTCCGCGACCGTCCAGTTGGCCGACGGCATGAACGGCGAGGTCGACGCCGTCGTCGTCGCGACCGATCCGCCGACCGCGCGAGACCTGACCGGTCTCGAGTCGATCCCGACCGACGCGCGGGGCTGTGTCACCCAGTACTACGCGCTGCCGGAGGGAGCGGATCTCGAGACGGGGAAACGGCTCCTGCTCAACGCGGTCGACGGCGACGACGGGCCGAACCACGTCGTCCCCCACAGCGCGGTCGCGCCGGCGTACGCGCCCGACGGGGAAGCGCTGATCAGTGCGACGTATCTCGAGGACGGGGATCTCGAGTTATCGGGAGACGGCGGGAACCCCGGTGTCTCGAGCGGAAGCGGCGATAGCCGCAGCCCCGAGGAGAGCGACGAACCGCTGGCCGAGCGGACGCGGGACGCACTCGAGTCGTGGTATCCGGAGCAGTCGTTCGACGGCCTCGAGGCGCTGCACACCGAGCGAGTGCCGTTCGCACAGTTCGACCAGCCGCCGGGGGTCTACGACCGACTGCCCGAGACGCGAGATCCGCCGGGCTCGGTCTACCTGGCCGGCGATTACACCCGCTGGTCGTCGATCCAGGGCGCGATGCGAAGCGGTCGGGAGGCGGCGAAGGCGGTGCTCGAGGATCTCTCCGGATAGCGGTCCGTTACTTCGATGAACATTTTATCGAGAATATAATTCCCGAGAACGGGACGCTTTTGTCGGTGAAGGCGCGCCTTGCCCTATGACCAACGCAGCGATCGTTCTCGCACTCGGCGCGTTGCTTCTGTACGGCGGCTGGGCGGTATCGGCGGGCGTCGCGACCCGATCGCTCTCGCCCGTCAACGCGGTACTGCTGTCCTACGTGGCGAGTCTCACCGTCGTCGGCGGCTACGTCCTCGCGACCCGCCGTCCCGTCGTCGGGACGCGCACGGACGTCGGGTTCGCGTTGCTGTCGGGCGTCCTGCTCGCCATTGCGACGATCAGCTTCTACGCCGCGCTCACCCACGGGAACATGGCGATCGTCTCGGCGATCTCCGCGCTCTACTTCGTCATTCCGGCGATCGTCGGCGTCCTCTACTTCGACGCCCAACTGGCAACGACGAACGTCGTCGGGCTGGGACTCGCGGTCGTCGCAGTCGTCCTCGTCGCGTCCTGACGGCTGCCGCGGTCGCGCATAATCTTGTCCCCAGAAGCTACAGCAGCCGGCGACACTCACCCAGCGGCGGAAACCACAGCACGTCCTCGCTCGAGTCGTCCCAGACGCCGGGATGAAATCGGTCGGCGTCGGCGACCAGCGGCGACTGGAAGTCGCGGCCGCGCATTCCGTTGACGGTCGCGCCCGCCGCCAGCGTCGTGAAGGCGGGACAGACGATGACGTCCGCGCCGTCGTAGACCGCGGGACCGTAGAGGAAACAGGGCATCTTGCGGCCCTCGACGGAGAGCGCGGGGTGGTCGTGGCCGACGACGTACCGCGAGGCCTCGGTTTCGGGACGTTCGTGGCCGTGACAGACGACCGTCTCGCCGTCCGCGAGTCGGTACTCGTCGGTCGTCTCGCCGTCGAAGGCCGACTCGAGCATCGCGTCGTGGTTGCCGGGCGTCACGATCAGATCGGCGCCGGCGTCGGCGACGCAGTCCGCGAGGGCCGCGAGGTCGCGCTCGACGCCGCGGGGGAGCCGCCCGAAGGAGTGGAGCAGATCGCCGGCGACGACGACCGTCGCGGGGTCGGTGCGCTCGAGGAGGGACGCGAGACGGTCGCGAACGTCGCCGCCGTCGTCGATCGGTGCGTCGACGCTCGAGTCGGCGGCGCGTCCGAGGTGGACGTCGGCGATCACGAGCGCGTCGGCCGCGGGTACGGAGAGCGCGCGTCGGATCGGTGACACGGGGAGGTCGACGTCGGGCACTGGGGACGTTATCGCTCCCGCTCGTGATCAGTCTGTTCCCGCTCGGGACCGCCGTCGGCTCGGGCGGGGGCGTCCTCCGTCGCCAGCGCCTCGAAGAGATCGTACTCGGTGCCCGTGAGGACGAACAGGGCCTCCTCGAGGGGCGTGAGGATCTCGGGGAGGATCTTGACGACGAGGTAGGTGATCCCGACGAGGGCGACGATCGACAGCGACTGAGCGATGTAGTTGTGCGCGACGAGGAAGGAGACGCGGCTGGCCTCGGCGCCCATGTAGGTCGTCATGAACGAGACGAGCCAGTCCTGCTGGAACCAGCCCCACGGCGAGGCGAGGCCGATGAAGACGTTGCGCACGAGGTTGAGGAACCAGATCACGCCGACGGCCAGCGCGAAGGCGGTGGCCTTGCGCTTCAGCGGCGCTTTGACGGCGGCGATCAGCCCGCCGAAGATGGCCATGCTCCCGATCCCGGTACAGGCGAGGACGATGTAGGTCGTCCGGCCGGTCACCGTCTCGTCGGGGTCGAAGCCGAACTTGCTCACGTAGCCGTTGCTGCCCTCGATCAGGCCGGGGCTGTAGCCGAGCAGTTCCATCCCGAAGTGGGTCTGGGCCGCGGTCGTCTCGATCAGCCACGTCTTGACGAACGGGATCGTCTCGACCGGCAGGTAGATCAGCCCCATACAGGCGACGGCCTTCGTGAGGACCAGCAGCGAGTCCCGACCCGCCCAGAGGAGGTAGCCGGTGTAGAGACACAGCGGCAAGGCGAGCAGCCCCAGGATCGTCTTGAGCGGGCTCTGGGCCTCGCCGTAGTAGTAGGGCACCATCGTCAGCCAGAAGACGCCGAAGGCGATCCAGGCCCCCGCGCCGAGATAGCGCGCCGGCCCGCGGTAGCCTCGCGAGGAGAGGAGCAAGGCACCGAGGAACGCGCCGATCGCGACCCACGCCAGCAGGCCCGACGACGACGGAGCGGTTCCCTCGGCCGCGGCCAGTACGGGCGAGAGCGTCGCCGAACCGACGAGGTCGTAGCCGACGACCGACGCTGCCCCGGTCGCGGCGGTTGCGAACGGCATAGTCATGCCAGACTGAAGGACGCGCCTGCTATCAACTTGACGCCTCGACCGCTCGAGCGAACCGCCGGCCGTCGAGGGGGCCGTCGGCGGGGGTCGTCGGCTATCGCCGAGGGAGGTCGGCCGTCGTCGAGAGCCACTGGCTACCGTCTGGGACGTCCCGCGTGGCGCGTCGGCGACCGCGTACCTTTTTGCCACCCTCTCGAAAGTGAGGCTGTATGGTCGACGTCCTCGATAACAAGCGGGCCGCGACGCGGTTTCGGATCCTCGTCCAGATCGCCGAGCGCCAGCCCGCGGTCAGCCAGGGTGAGATCGCCGAGGAAGTCGGCGTGACGAGTCAGGCCGTCAGTGAGTACATCCGCGAACTCGTCGACGACGACCTCGTCGAGAAGGAAGGCCGGTCGCGCTATCGCGTCACGCCGGAAGGCGTCGACTGGCTGTTCCGGACCGCCGACGACATCCGTCGATTCGCCGACCACGTGACCGGGGACGTCCTGGACGCGATGAGCGAGGCGGCCTACCTCGCGACCGACGACATCGCGGAGGGCGACACCGTCACGCTGTTCGTCGAGGACGGGCTGCTCCACGCGAAACCCGGCGACGAGGGGCCGGCGACCGGCGTCGCGACGACCGACGCCGAGGCGGGCACCGACGTCGGCGTCACGAGCTTCGAGGGCGTGATGGACCTAGAGCCGGGCTCGGTCACCGTCGTGCAGGTGCCCGCCGTCCGAAGCGGCGGGAGCCGGGCGGTCGACGGCGACCTCGTCGCCGAGCGCTGCGAGGCGGCCGAGCTGGTCGTGGCCGCCGGCGTCGAGGCCGTCGTCGCCTGCCGGCAGGCCGGCGCGGATCCCGCGGTGCCGTTCGCGGCCGGCGAGACCGCCGCCGAGGGGGCCGAACGGGGCCTCGAGGTGACCGCGATCGTCACGACCGACGAGGTCGGCCGGGTCACCGACACGCTCCGGGACGCCGACGTCAGCTACGAGGTACTCGAGGGCTGAGCCGGGCGGCGAGCGGCAGAGTAGACGACTACTGGCGATTCTCGAGAGCACCGTACCGTTAACAGTAGTTGGTAATACAGTTTCTTTATTCAGTGCTAGGGGTGAAAACCACGTTCAGTATAGAGAGAGTACTGACCGTTACAGCGGTAAGGGAAAACACGGGCCATCG from Haloterrigena sp. KLK7 includes these protein-coding regions:
- a CDS encoding transporter — encoded protein: MVKLSTGVILLGVVLLLIPIPPIATISGIIVILIGLAMRFLFDV
- the artA gene encoding archaeosortase A, which produces MPFATAATGAASVVGYDLVGSATLSPVLAAAEGTAPSSSGLLAWVAIGAFLGALLLSSRGYRGPARYLGAGAWIAFGVFWLTMVPYYYGEAQSPLKTILGLLALPLCLYTGYLLWAGRDSLLVLTKAVACMGLIYLPVETIPFVKTWLIETTAAQTHFGMELLGYSPGLIEGSNGYVSKFGFDPDETVTGRTTYIVLACTGIGSMAIFGGLIAAVKAPLKRKATAFALAVGVIWFLNLVRNVFIGLASPWGWFQQDWLVSFMTTYMGAEASRVSFLVAHNYIAQSLSIVALVGITYLVVKILPEILTPLEEALFVLTGTEYDLFEALATEDAPARADGGPEREQTDHERER
- a CDS encoding N-acyl homoserine lactonase family protein, which codes for MVDASVTPIDRGTITADANNIIEGFALGSAADPNPETVMADGPVYNVVIDHPEATILWDTGSHPDAADGHWPEELYAAFEHTGLRPLEDDLADAGYAVDDIDAVVQTHLHLDHAGGLYAFEGTDVPIYVHERELKYAYYSAKTDAGDEAYIAGDFDRDLNWEIVHGDRERHFADLEFVRLPGHTPGLLGLVLELEDAGTVVLAGDQAYTRVNYHDERPMGGQLLWSKRHWLESLRTVREIERRRDATVICGHDGDDLETLRGL
- a CDS encoding NAD(P)/FAD-dependent oxidoreductase, with amino-acid sequence MTSTPRVLVVGGGLAGLVAARHLAGGGLDATLLERRETVGGRVRTLERDGYRFDRGFQVLFPAYPAVQRELDLEALDLRRFTSGATIAGPDGRSVLADPRSAPGTLPATLRNPEITLGDRLRVARLWWELRRTDPDRLFDADRGEDQSIERHLRDRGFSDGFVERFVAPFYGGITLDRSLSTSRRVFEYTFRALAAGGAAVPASGMEAIPRQLADHVREVGGSVETSREVESVSSEGDSATVQLADGMNGEVDAVVVATDPPTARDLTGLESIPTDARGCVTQYYALPEGADLETGKRLLLNAVDGDDGPNHVVPHSAVAPAYAPDGEALISATYLEDGDLELSGDGGNPGVSSGSGDSRSPEESDEPLAERTRDALESWYPEQSFDGLEALHTERVPFAQFDQPPGVYDRLPETRDPPGSVYLAGDYTRWSSIQGAMRSGREAAKAVLEDLSG
- a CDS encoding gluconate 2-dehydrogenase subunit 3 family protein, yielding MGDNDNHRATGETDAQTRAKLDFTRDVSRRRAMQIGGLAVFGMAGTAEAFDPEKFDVAPLESVQEVEVEEQGLEYFTIQQARVVHDLTARIYPSDENGPGAPEAGVVYFIDRQMNSAWGRGERWYMQAPFAGKNPTQPFQDDAQRPEDVEADVEVPWAETNPSETQGWQYALTPNEAYDQGIAAIEDYVAAEADDAESFTELDEDQQDAVVSALEAGEVATFDDTDIDPDGFFLLVRQNTLEGMFSDPMYGGNREMIGWRLKGFPGTPGALGSYRGLLQEGEYIELGEDDFRKLADDVESLGIGDENQEPANDQSEEGHAHVHDAAEADYPNVVDEAAARGDADGDGPERLRLDDEAVDDGGDP
- a CDS encoding MBL fold metallo-hydrolase, with translation MDRIRLGNEEFEGRNNAYVLAAGETPGASRGGGETADSDDLALVDTGIATPGVREDLRDGLADRGHAFADIDDIVLTHFHVDHAGLAGEIQAESDATVYVHEADAPLVDGDADAVAAVEDRRRELLEEWGLPADARTELLEFLEAASTIEGEPADVTPIEDGDVLEVGGYRLEAVHAPGHAAGLCCFELDGGREAFVGDALLPVYTPNVGGADVRVDRPLKRYLHTLEDLADRDYDRVWPGHRDPIEDPTARAREIIDHHRDRAENVVAVLDEYGPADAWTVSEHLFGDLEGIHILHGPGEAFAHLDHLRHEGAVTVEDGTYRLVTESVSPEEIV
- a CDS encoding GMC family oxidoreductase — encoded protein: MVQELEPVDVVTIGAGWTGGIVAKQLAQEDYQVVSLERGGERETENFFTVHDELGYALRYKLMQDLSKETITFRNSVDEPALPMRRYGAFLPGSGEGGAGVHWNGQTWRFLPYDFEIESRTIGEYGEEKIPENMQLQDWGISYEELEPYYDAFEYTAGIAGQAGNIEGEIQELGNPYEGPRSREYPLPPMMETPVLERFKETAAEMGYEPFQAPSANLTEQYTNPDGVQQGQCQYCGYCERFGCEWGAKASPITTVLPAAQETGNFTLRTHSDVVELLYNEEAQQVEGVRYVDRKTDQVYEQPADVVALTAYVLNNVRLLLLSGIGEPYDPETGEGTVGKNYCYQNFGASARGFFDDEEWNLYMGAGALGASFDDLNGDNFDHSDLDFLHGGNVALNQTGDRPIANNPVPPETPSWGSEFKQQSIENYHSSISVAAQGAVLPFRENYLDLDPNYTDQYGQPLLRMTFDWREQDRNLVEHIGPQLEALMEEMGADQIDATTTLEGSFDITPYQSTHNTGGAIMGSDPAESVVNNYLQCWDASNLFIPGASAFAHNSGYNPTGTVGALAFRAAEGIQQYLNEPEQLAAPES
- a CDS encoding MarR family transcriptional regulator, whose amino-acid sequence is MVDVLDNKRAATRFRILVQIAERQPAVSQGEIAEEVGVTSQAVSEYIRELVDDDLVEKEGRSRYRVTPEGVDWLFRTADDIRRFADHVTGDVLDAMSEAAYLATDDIAEGDTVTLFVEDGLLHAKPGDEGPATGVATTDAEAGTDVGVTSFEGVMDLEPGSVTVVQVPAVRSGGSRAVDGDLVAERCEAAELVVAAGVEAVVACRQAGADPAVPFAAGETAAEGAERGLEVTAIVTTDEVGRVTDTLRDADVSYEVLEG
- a CDS encoding metallophosphoesterase gives rise to the protein MPDVDLPVSPIRRALSVPAADALVIADVHLGRAADSSVDAPIDDGGDVRDRLASLLERTDPATVVVAGDLLHSFGRLPRGVERDLAALADCVADAGADLIVTPGNHDAMLESAFDGETTDEYRLADGETVVCHGHERPETEASRYVVGHDHPALSVEGRKMPCFLYGPAVYDGADVIVCPAFTTLAAGATVNGMRGRDFQSPLVADADRFHPGVWDDSSEDVLWFPPLGECRRLL
- a CDS encoding EamA family transporter — translated: MTNAAIVLALGALLLYGGWAVSAGVATRSLSPVNAVLLSYVASLTVVGGYVLATRRPVVGTRTDVGFALLSGVLLAIATISFYAALTHGNMAIVSAISALYFVIPAIVGVLYFDAQLATTNVVGLGLAVVAVVLVAS